Proteins from one Azospirillum brasilense genomic window:
- a CDS encoding glutamine amidotransferase produces MHKTALAIRHVHFEDLGIFGAVLSDAGYSVHYHDLDAAPFATIDPLEPDLLIVLGGPVGVYESDAYPYLAEESSLLAARLAAGRPTLGICLGAQQIAKALGAAVRPMGHKEIGFGPLTLTDAGRAGPLRHLEGVPVLHWHGDAFHIPAGAEGLASTPLCATQGFSVGRHTLALQFHPEVDVAAGIERWLTGHAAELAGAGIDPRVLRGQAARIGPELREAGQRMLAEWLQAVP; encoded by the coding sequence ATGCACAAAACGGCACTGGCGATCCGGCACGTCCATTTTGAAGACCTCGGCATCTTCGGCGCGGTGCTGTCGGATGCCGGCTACTCCGTCCACTATCACGATCTCGACGCGGCGCCTTTCGCGACGATCGATCCTCTGGAACCGGATTTGCTGATCGTCCTCGGCGGTCCCGTCGGGGTCTATGAAAGCGACGCCTATCCGTATCTCGCCGAGGAATCCTCGCTCCTGGCGGCAAGGCTGGCCGCGGGGCGCCCGACGCTCGGCATCTGCCTCGGGGCGCAGCAGATTGCCAAGGCGCTCGGCGCGGCGGTGCGTCCCATGGGCCACAAGGAAATCGGCTTCGGGCCGCTCACGCTGACCGATGCCGGACGGGCCGGGCCGCTTCGCCATCTGGAGGGCGTTCCGGTGCTTCATTGGCACGGGGACGCCTTCCACATCCCTGCCGGGGCGGAGGGCTTGGCGTCGACGCCGCTCTGCGCTACCCAAGGGTTTTCGGTTGGCCGCCACACGCTGGCCCTGCAATTCCATCCGGAGGTCGATGTGGCCGCCGGCATCGAGCGATGGCTGACGGGCCATGCCGCCGAACTGGCCGGGGCTGGCATCGACCCGCGCGTGCTGCGCGGTCAAGCGGCGCGGATCGGCCCGGAATTGCGCGAGGCCGGGCAAAGGATGCTGGCCGAGTGGCTTCAGGCCGTGCCCTGA
- a CDS encoding PLP-dependent aminotransferase family protein, with protein MFRHSQLESVKAWIANPAHAAMPLHARIQRAVRQLIVDGALGPGKPLPASRALAASLGVSRDTIEAAYAQLHAEGFIDRRVGSGSFVAEITEFTPGRRLSRRDTLLSDPTPALSRRGAAVFEGGGVREMPVPRPFAHGVPETRTFPLALWERLERQVRKEVGAQSLFHGDPQGTEPLRRAIADYVNLERGARATADRVLVLTSSQQAMSLCATLLFDPGDGIFLEDPAYYGARKAFEAAGLDCVPVRVDRQGIVVDHILAEPQRAKAVFLTPSHQFPTGATLALDRRLALIEWAARHQAWIIEDDYDSEFRYAGKPTACVQGLDPHGRTIYIGTFTKSLFPGLRIGYAVLPPSLVKPMTVARTLLDGHTAPMAQLTLARFMEGGHFGAHVRTMRGVYAERLDALAGLVRKHLSDFVEPQVPIGGLQMPCLLTGDLTERTAVDAARRAGIELLGLSALHAAGDGKAGFLMGFAAYTPFEIETAVRRLETAFRAATKP; from the coding sequence TTGTTCCGGCATTCCCAGCTCGAGTCCGTGAAGGCGTGGATCGCCAACCCCGCCCATGCGGCGATGCCGCTCCACGCGCGGATCCAGCGGGCCGTCCGGCAATTGATCGTCGACGGCGCGCTTGGACCGGGCAAGCCGCTGCCCGCCTCGCGCGCGCTCGCTGCTTCGCTGGGGGTGTCGCGCGACACGATCGAGGCGGCCTACGCCCAGCTTCACGCCGAAGGCTTCATCGACCGGCGCGTCGGCAGCGGCAGCTTCGTCGCGGAAATCACCGAGTTCACCCCCGGCCGCCGCCTGTCCCGGCGCGACACGCTCCTGAGCGACCCGACGCCGGCGCTCAGCCGGCGCGGGGCTGCCGTGTTCGAGGGCGGCGGCGTGCGCGAGATGCCGGTGCCCCGGCCCTTCGCCCATGGCGTTCCGGAAACCCGGACCTTTCCGCTTGCACTCTGGGAACGGCTGGAGCGTCAGGTGCGCAAGGAGGTCGGCGCGCAAAGCCTGTTCCACGGCGACCCGCAGGGGACCGAGCCGCTGCGCCGCGCCATCGCCGACTATGTGAACCTGGAACGCGGCGCGCGCGCCACCGCCGACCGCGTTCTGGTGCTGACCAGTTCGCAACAGGCGATGTCGCTCTGCGCGACCCTGCTGTTCGACCCCGGCGACGGGATTTTCCTGGAGGACCCAGCCTATTACGGGGCGCGCAAGGCGTTCGAGGCGGCGGGGCTGGACTGCGTTCCGGTCCGCGTCGACCGGCAGGGCATCGTCGTCGATCACATCCTGGCCGAGCCGCAGCGGGCGAAGGCGGTGTTCCTGACGCCGTCCCACCAGTTCCCGACCGGCGCGACGCTGGCGCTGGACCGCCGTCTGGCCCTGATCGAGTGGGCGGCCCGGCATCAGGCCTGGATCATCGAGGACGACTATGACAGCGAGTTCCGCTACGCGGGCAAGCCGACGGCCTGCGTGCAGGGGCTCGATCCGCATGGCCGCACCATCTACATCGGCACCTTCACCAAATCGCTCTTTCCCGGATTGCGGATCGGCTACGCCGTGCTGCCGCCGTCGCTCGTGAAGCCGATGACGGTGGCACGCACCCTGCTGGACGGCCACACGGCGCCGATGGCGCAGCTCACGCTGGCCCGCTTCATGGAGGGTGGGCATTTCGGGGCGCATGTCCGGACGATGCGCGGCGTCTACGCCGAGCGCCTCGATGCGCTGGCGGGTCTCGTCCGTAAACACCTGTCGGACTTCGTCGAGCCGCAGGTGCCCATCGGCGGCCTGCAGATGCCCTGCCTGCTGACCGGCGACCTTACGGAGCGCACCGCCGTCGACGCGGCGCGGCGGGCCGGGATCGAACTGCTCGGCCTGTCGGCGCTGCACGCCGCCGGCGACGGCAAGGCCGGTTTCCTGATGGGCTTCGCGGCCTACACGCCTTTCGAAATCGAGACCGCGGTCAGGAGGCTGGAGACGGCGTTCCGCGCGGCGACGAAGCCGTAA
- a CDS encoding benzoate/H(+) symporter BenE family transporter, with amino-acid sequence MPPNSAPIRLNDLTHPVVAGLISVIVNYGGTFILVFQAAKVAGLSPDLTASWVWSVSIGVGLTGLFLSWRHREPIITAWSTPAAAFLVTALATTPYAEAVGAYMISAAAFVALGLSGCFEKVIRLIPPGIASGLLAGILLPFGIGAFGGASVDPLLVGLLIVAYVALKRFSARYAVVGILVLGLAFLLTQGRVDLSGLSLEFAAPVFTAPAFSLNALLSVALPLFLITLSGQYMPGMLVLRNDGFTTSANPIVTVTGLGSLLMAPFGSHAFNIAAITAAIATGKEAHEDPSKRWIAGIAAGVFYVLVGVFGVTLAAVFMAFPATFITALAGLALLGTIGGSLAGAMADPASREAALITFLASAANIKLLGIGGAFWGLLIGLVAHLVLNGRLRLPRRSLAVRKEAVTEGATP; translated from the coding sequence ATGCCACCCAATTCCGCCCCCATCCGCCTCAACGATCTCACCCACCCCGTCGTGGCGGGCCTGATCTCCGTCATCGTCAATTACGGCGGCACCTTCATCCTGGTCTTCCAGGCGGCGAAGGTCGCGGGCCTCAGCCCCGACCTCACCGCCTCCTGGGTCTGGTCGGTTTCCATCGGCGTCGGGTTGACCGGGCTGTTCCTGAGCTGGCGCCATCGCGAGCCGATCATCACCGCCTGGTCCACCCCGGCCGCGGCGTTCCTCGTCACCGCGCTGGCGACGACACCCTACGCCGAGGCGGTCGGTGCCTACATGATCTCGGCGGCGGCCTTCGTCGCGCTCGGCCTGTCGGGCTGCTTCGAGAAGGTCATCCGGCTGATCCCGCCCGGCATCGCCTCCGGCCTTCTCGCCGGCATCCTGCTCCCCTTCGGCATCGGGGCCTTCGGCGGGGCCAGCGTCGATCCGCTGCTGGTCGGGCTGCTGATCGTCGCCTATGTCGCGCTGAAGCGGTTCTCCGCCCGCTACGCCGTGGTCGGCATCCTCGTCCTCGGGCTGGCCTTCCTGCTGACGCAGGGCCGCGTCGATCTGTCGGGGCTGTCGCTGGAGTTCGCCGCACCGGTCTTCACCGCGCCGGCCTTCTCGCTGAACGCGCTGCTGTCGGTCGCTCTGCCGCTGTTCCTGATCACGCTGTCCGGCCAATACATGCCGGGAATGCTGGTCCTGCGGAACGACGGCTTCACGACGAGCGCCAACCCCATCGTGACGGTGACCGGCCTCGGCTCGCTGCTCATGGCCCCGTTCGGCTCCCACGCCTTCAACATCGCCGCCATCACCGCCGCCATCGCGACCGGCAAGGAGGCGCACGAGGACCCGTCCAAGCGCTGGATCGCCGGGATCGCCGCGGGCGTCTTCTACGTGCTCGTCGGGGTGTTCGGGGTGACGCTGGCCGCCGTCTTCATGGCGTTTCCCGCGACCTTCATCACCGCGCTCGCCGGTCTGGCGCTGCTCGGCACCATCGGCGGCAGCCTGGCCGGGGCGATGGCCGACCCGGCGTCCCGCGAGGCGGCGCTCATCACCTTCCTGGCGTCCGCCGCGAACATCAAGCTGCTCGGCATCGGCGGGGCCTTCTGGGGTCTGCTGATCGGCCTCGTCGCCCACCTCGTCCTCAACGGGCGCCTGCGCCTGCCCCGCCGCAGCCTGGCGGTCAGAAAAGAGGCGGTGACCGAGGGGGCGACCCCGTAG
- a CDS encoding LysR family transcriptional regulator: MDQSSALPANVTLDRMRTFVRVAERGSLSAVAREMAIGQSSVTRHIRELEEALGVALFSRTTRRVVLTAEGERYHANAVQILRLVEQAGDEARDTGRASAGTVRVSCTAALGVRHISRLIFAFQDRHPDIAVDLGLTDERIDLVRDGVDIAIRLGPLTDSSLKRRALGLSRRVLVGAPACLERHGRPAAPADLARFDGVRMSNIAGSDRLTLEGPDGALHAVSLGGRLRVDHGLAAREAYLAGRGIGPAHVWLVDDLLADGRLEVLLPDHAPPAVPLNLLIVPERAGIARVRLLVEFLAETVATIPGIERSSRG, encoded by the coding sequence ATGGATCAATCGAGCGCCCTACCCGCCAACGTCACGCTGGACCGCATGCGGACCTTCGTCCGCGTTGCCGAACGGGGAAGCTTGTCGGCGGTGGCGCGCGAGATGGCCATCGGGCAATCCAGCGTCACCCGCCACATCCGCGAGCTGGAGGAGGCGCTGGGCGTCGCTCTGTTCAGCCGCACCACCCGGCGCGTCGTCCTGACCGCGGAGGGCGAGCGCTACCACGCCAACGCCGTCCAGATCCTGCGCCTCGTCGAACAGGCGGGCGACGAGGCGCGCGACACCGGCCGCGCCTCGGCCGGGACGGTGCGCGTGTCCTGCACGGCGGCGCTCGGCGTCCGGCACATCAGCCGGCTGATCTTCGCCTTCCAGGACCGCCATCCGGACATCGCCGTCGATCTCGGCCTGACCGACGAGCGCATCGACCTCGTGCGTGACGGCGTGGACATCGCCATCCGCCTTGGCCCGCTCACCGACAGCTCCCTGAAGCGGCGGGCACTCGGGCTGAGCCGGCGTGTGCTCGTCGGGGCGCCGGCCTGTCTGGAGCGGCACGGCCGGCCGGCGGCGCCGGCCGACCTCGCGCGGTTCGACGGCGTGCGCATGTCGAACATCGCGGGGAGCGACCGGCTGACGCTCGAAGGACCGGACGGCGCCCTCCACGCCGTGTCCCTGGGGGGACGGCTGCGGGTCGATCACGGGCTGGCCGCGCGCGAGGCCTATCTCGCCGGGCGCGGCATTGGCCCGGCCCATGTCTGGCTGGTGGACGACCTGCTCGCCGACGGCCGCCTGGAGGTTCTCCTGCCGGACCACGCGCCGCCCGCCGTGCCGCTCAACCTGCTGATCGTGCCGGAACGGGCCGGCATCGCGCGGGTCCGGCTTCTGGTGGAGTTCCTGGCGGAGACGGTCGCGACCATCCCCGGGATCGAGCGGTCGTCCCGGGGATAG
- a CDS encoding NAD(P)H-dependent oxidoreductase, translating to MNVLIVFAHPDPRSLNAALRDTAVAELEAQGHAVRVSDLYAMNWKAAVDHADFPSLGEGERLKVAAASGAAFAADALTDDVKAEQEKLLWADALILQFPLWWFTMPAILKGWVDRVYAYGLAYGVGEHSDRRWGDRYGEGRFAGKRAMLVVTTGGWAEHYAPRGINGPIEDLLFPINHGILHYPGYDVLPPFVAYRVDRFDETGFAQAAEGLRERMRTLETTAPIPFRRQNGGDYAIPSLELRPELEAPGASGFALHRTA from the coding sequence ATGAACGTGCTGATCGTCTTTGCCCACCCCGACCCCCGCTCCCTCAACGCCGCCCTGCGCGATACCGCCGTTGCGGAACTGGAGGCGCAGGGCCACGCGGTGCGGGTCTCCGACCTCTACGCCATGAACTGGAAGGCCGCGGTGGACCATGCCGACTTCCCCAGCCTCGGCGAGGGGGAGCGCCTGAAGGTGGCCGCCGCCTCCGGCGCCGCCTTCGCCGCCGACGCGCTGACCGACGATGTGAAGGCCGAGCAGGAGAAGCTGCTGTGGGCCGACGCGCTGATCCTGCAATTCCCACTCTGGTGGTTCACCATGCCGGCGATCCTCAAGGGCTGGGTCGACCGCGTCTACGCCTACGGCCTCGCCTACGGCGTCGGCGAGCACAGCGACCGCCGCTGGGGGGACCGCTACGGCGAGGGTCGCTTCGCCGGCAAGCGCGCCATGCTCGTTGTGACGACGGGCGGCTGGGCCGAGCATTACGCGCCGCGCGGCATCAACGGCCCGATCGAAGACCTGCTGTTCCCGATCAACCACGGCATCCTGCATTACCCCGGCTACGACGTGCTGCCGCCCTTCGTCGCCTACCGGGTGGACCGCTTCGACGAGACCGGCTTCGCGCAGGCGGCGGAGGGCTTGCGGGAGCGGATGCGGACGCTGGAGACGACGGCGCCGATTCCCTTCCGCCGCCAGAACGGCGGCGACTATGCGATCCCCAGCCTCGAACTCCGCCCGGAGTTGGAAGCCCCTGGCGCGTCGGGCTTCGCCCTCCACCGCACCGCCTGA
- a CDS encoding DMT family transporter has translation MSIAVSAVSYLLVVGAGVSVALQQVLNANLRADLGSPWWAGFVSYVVGMLAMLAVALLAPGPRLAEAVSGVGSWVTWTGGLFGALFIGTAILMVPRLGAATVLALIVVGQMLGSLAFDHIGLLGLPQQPISPTRLAGAASLILGVVLIRL, from the coding sequence ATGTCCATCGCAGTGTCCGCCGTCTCGTACCTCCTGGTGGTCGGCGCCGGGGTCAGCGTTGCGTTGCAGCAGGTCCTCAACGCCAACCTCAGGGCCGACCTCGGCTCGCCCTGGTGGGCGGGCTTCGTCAGCTACGTCGTCGGCATGCTGGCGATGCTGGCGGTGGCACTCCTCGCGCCGGGCCCCCGCCTCGCCGAAGCGGTGAGCGGGGTGGGGTCGTGGGTGACCTGGACCGGCGGGCTGTTCGGCGCGCTGTTCATCGGGACCGCCATCCTGATGGTGCCCCGCCTCGGTGCGGCTACGGTGCTGGCGCTGATCGTGGTCGGCCAGATGCTCGGCTCGCTCGCCTTCGACCATATCGGTCTGCTCGGCCTGCCGCAGCAGCCGATCAGCCCAACCCGCCTGGCCGGCGCCGCCTCCCTGATCCTCGGCGTCGTCCTGATCCGGCTGTAG
- a CDS encoding AraC family transcriptional regulator — MERPPQVWDYWRPNGSGIVELGTVRGLDVALPVHFHREDQLTFVLAGRRRFVIEGELCEAGPGEGVHIPTGTPHRSLCGADEVVCINLYTPPGLYAAPEAIAGLARHWRRTGGLGWPDLTRIAEEHRHSLGTGVEPASAFTGGEAWDSVGEAARRAGMSREGYSRRFRKHHGVPPHAFALQERLNEARLLLRAGEPIAAVAADTGFTDQSHLGRCFRRAFGVTPGRYRAG; from the coding sequence ATGGAACGTCCGCCGCAGGTTTGGGACTATTGGCGCCCCAACGGAAGCGGCATCGTCGAGCTGGGGACGGTACGCGGGCTCGACGTGGCCTTGCCGGTGCATTTCCATCGCGAGGATCAGCTGACCTTCGTTCTTGCCGGGCGGCGGCGCTTCGTCATCGAAGGGGAGTTGTGCGAGGCCGGTCCCGGCGAGGGGGTGCACATCCCGACGGGAACGCCGCACCGCTCGCTGTGCGGGGCGGACGAGGTCGTCTGCATCAACCTCTACACGCCGCCCGGCCTGTACGCCGCGCCAGAGGCGATCGCTGGGCTGGCCCGGCACTGGCGGCGGACGGGCGGGCTGGGTTGGCCCGACCTGACGCGGATCGCCGAGGAGCATCGCCATTCCCTCGGGACCGGGGTGGAGCCCGCATCCGCGTTCACGGGGGGCGAGGCGTGGGACAGCGTCGGCGAGGCGGCCCGCCGCGCCGGGATGAGCCGCGAGGGGTATTCCCGCCGGTTCCGCAAGCACCACGGCGTGCCGCCGCACGCCTTCGCGCTTCAGGAACGTCTGAACGAGGCGCGGTTGCTGCTCCGCGCCGGGGAGCCCATCGCCGCGGTCGCGGCGGACACCGGATTCACCGACCAGAGCCATCTGGGGCGCTGCTTCCGCCGTGCTTTCGGCGTGACTCCGGGCCGCTACCGGGCCGGATAG
- a CDS encoding ABC-F family ATP-binding cassette domain-containing protein: protein MIRFDNISKQNGHRILFLEASAALNRGEKIGLVGPNGAGKTTLFRMITGEDLPDTGQVAIEKQATIGYFNQDVGEMSGRSAVAEVMDGAGPVSTVAAELAELEAAMADPDRADEMDAIIERYGEVQARFDELGGYELEGKAREVLAGLSFSQEMMDMDVGMLSGGWKMRVALARILLMRPEVMLLDEPSNHLDIESLIWLEGFLKGFEGALLMTSHDREFMNRIVNKIIEIDSGSLTSYSGDYGFYERQRALREKQQEAQFERQQAMLAKELKFIERFKARASHASQVQSRVKKLDKIERFEPPKRRQIVTFDFPPAPRSGDDVAVLKNVHKGYGSRTIYEGLDLTIRRKERWCVMGVNGAGKSTLLKLVAGATEPDSGTVAVGGSVRMGYFSQHAMDLLDGDKTIFESLETSFPQASQGALRALAGCFGFSGDDVEKKCRVLSGGEKARLVMAIMLFNPPNFLVLDEPTNHLDLDTKQMLISALGAYEGTMLFVSHDRHFLAALSNRVLELTPEGIHQYGGGYTEYVASTGQEAPGIH, encoded by the coding sequence ATGATCCGCTTCGACAACATCAGCAAGCAGAATGGTCACCGAATCCTCTTCCTCGAAGCATCGGCGGCGTTGAACCGGGGCGAAAAGATCGGGCTGGTCGGTCCCAACGGGGCCGGCAAGACGACGCTGTTCCGCATGATCACCGGCGAGGATTTGCCGGACACCGGACAGGTGGCGATCGAGAAGCAGGCGACCATCGGTTACTTCAACCAGGACGTCGGCGAGATGTCCGGCCGCTCCGCCGTCGCCGAGGTGATGGACGGCGCCGGCCCGGTCAGCACCGTCGCCGCGGAACTGGCCGAGCTGGAAGCCGCCATGGCCGACCCCGACCGCGCCGACGAGATGGACGCCATCATCGAGCGCTACGGCGAGGTCCAGGCCCGCTTCGACGAGCTGGGCGGCTACGAGCTGGAGGGCAAGGCGCGCGAGGTGCTGGCCGGCCTCAGCTTCAGCCAGGAAATGATGGACATGGACGTCGGCATGCTGTCCGGCGGCTGGAAGATGCGCGTGGCGCTGGCCCGCATCCTGCTGATGCGCCCCGAGGTCATGCTGCTCGACGAACCGAGCAACCATCTGGACATCGAAAGCCTGATCTGGCTGGAAGGCTTCCTCAAGGGCTTCGAGGGCGCCCTGCTGATGACCTCGCACGACCGCGAGTTCATGAACCGCATCGTCAACAAGATCATCGAGATCGACAGCGGGTCGCTGACCAGCTACTCCGGCGACTACGGCTTCTACGAGCGCCAGCGGGCGCTGCGCGAGAAGCAGCAGGAGGCGCAGTTCGAGCGCCAGCAGGCCATGCTGGCCAAGGAGCTGAAGTTCATCGAGCGCTTCAAGGCCCGCGCCTCGCACGCCAGCCAGGTCCAGAGCCGGGTGAAGAAGCTCGACAAGATCGAGCGCTTCGAGCCGCCGAAGCGCCGCCAGATCGTGACCTTCGACTTCCCGCCGGCTCCGCGCTCCGGCGACGACGTCGCGGTGCTGAAGAACGTGCACAAGGGCTACGGCAGCCGGACCATCTACGAGGGGCTGGACCTGACGATCCGCCGCAAGGAGCGCTGGTGCGTCATGGGCGTCAACGGCGCCGGAAAATCGACGCTGCTGAAGCTGGTGGCCGGCGCGACCGAGCCGGACAGCGGCACCGTCGCGGTCGGCGGCAGCGTGCGCATGGGCTATTTCTCCCAGCACGCCATGGACCTGCTGGACGGCGACAAGACCATCTTCGAATCGCTGGAGACCTCCTTCCCGCAGGCGAGCCAGGGAGCGTTGCGCGCGCTCGCCGGCTGCTTCGGCTTCTCCGGCGACGATGTCGAGAAGAAGTGCCGCGTGCTGTCCGGCGGCGAGAAGGCCCGGCTGGTCATGGCGATCATGCTGTTCAACCCGCCCAACTTCCTGGTGCTGGACGAACCGACCAACCACCTCGACCTCGACACCAAGCAGATGCTGATTTCGGCGCTGGGCGCGTACGAGGGCACCATGCTGTTCGTCTCGCACGACCGCCATTTCCTGGCCGCCCTGTCGAACCGGGTGCTGGAGCTGACGCCGGAGGGCATCCACCAGTACGGCGGCGGCTACACCGAGTATGTGGCGAGCACCGGGCAGGAAGCGCCGGGCATCCACTGA
- a CDS encoding TRAP transporter substrate-binding protein, protein MKRRSFLASAGVGVAASTLAAPAIAQSTPEVHWRLASSFPKSLDTIYGAADVISRRVAAITDNKFTIRPFASGEIVPGLQVLDAVQNGTVECGHTASYYYVGKDPTFTFDSTVPFGLNARQQNAWILQGGGMELLRDFFKGYNVVNFPAGNTGTQMGGWFRKEIKTVQDLSGLKFRIGGFAGQVLTKLGVVPQQIAGGDIYPSLEKGTIDAAEWIGPYDDEKLGFNKVAKYYYYPGWWEGGLNVSLLVNQQKWEELPKTYQAALEAACFEALAIMNAKYDADNPAALKRLIAGGAQIRPFPREVLQACYKAAYELYDETAKTNPKFAKIYEPWKKFRDEEFLWFRVAENSFDNFTFTADQRR, encoded by the coding sequence ATGAAACGCCGTTCATTCCTCGCCAGCGCCGGTGTCGGCGTCGCGGCCAGCACCCTGGCGGCTCCGGCCATCGCGCAGAGCACGCCGGAAGTGCATTGGCGCCTTGCTTCCAGCTTCCCGAAGAGCCTGGACACCATCTACGGCGCCGCCGACGTGATTTCGCGCCGCGTCGCCGCCATCACCGACAACAAGTTCACGATCCGCCCCTTCGCCTCCGGTGAGATCGTCCCCGGTCTCCAGGTCCTCGACGCCGTGCAAAACGGCACGGTCGAGTGCGGCCACACCGCCAGCTATTATTATGTCGGCAAGGACCCGACCTTCACCTTTGATTCGACGGTCCCGTTCGGCCTGAACGCGCGTCAGCAGAACGCCTGGATTCTCCAGGGCGGCGGCATGGAGCTGCTGCGCGATTTCTTCAAGGGCTACAACGTCGTCAACTTCCCGGCGGGCAACACCGGCACCCAGATGGGCGGCTGGTTCCGCAAGGAGATCAAGACGGTCCAGGATCTGAGCGGTCTGAAGTTCCGCATCGGCGGCTTTGCCGGCCAGGTGCTGACCAAGCTGGGCGTCGTGCCGCAGCAGATCGCCGGCGGCGACATCTACCCGTCGCTGGAGAAGGGCACCATCGACGCCGCCGAGTGGATCGGCCCCTACGACGACGAGAAGCTCGGCTTCAACAAGGTCGCCAAGTACTACTACTATCCCGGCTGGTGGGAAGGCGGCCTGAACGTGTCGCTGCTCGTCAACCAGCAGAAGTGGGAAGAACTGCCGAAGACCTATCAGGCGGCTCTGGAAGCGGCGTGCTTCGAGGCGCTGGCGATCATGAACGCCAAGTATGACGCCGACAACCCCGCCGCCCTGAAGCGTTTGATCGCCGGAGGCGCCCAAATCCGTCCCTTCCCGCGCGAAGTGCTGCAGGCTTGCTATAAGGCGGCGTACGAGCTGTACGACGAGACCGCCAAGACCAACCCGAAGTTCGCCAAGATCTACGAACCTTGGAAGAAGTTCCGCGACGAAGAGTTCCTGTGGTTCCGCGTTGCTGAGAACAGCTTCGACAACTTCACCTTCACCGCCGATCAGCGACGCTGA